The following coding sequences lie in one Candidatus Neptunochlamydia sp. REUL1 genomic window:
- a CDS encoding DUF721 domain-containing protein, translating to MKKRIPRNYDGATPTGRQIKELFPEILSDLSAKLNDKPDQILGAWPEIVGKRISKMSRAVGFEDGVLKVQVKNSTLNSLLVEHEKPRLLAAFQKRFPKVTFRDIFFRIG from the coding sequence ATGAAAAAACGGATACCTAGAAATTATGATGGAGCTACGCCGACAGGAAGACAGATCAAGGAATTATTTCCGGAGATTTTGTCCGATCTTTCTGCGAAGTTAAATGATAAGCCAGACCAAATACTAGGCGCATGGCCTGAGATTGTGGGAAAGAGAATTAGTAAAATGTCCCGCGCAGTTGGCTTTGAGGATGGAGTTCTCAAGGTGCAAGTGAAAAACTCTACTCTTAATAGTTTGCTCGTTGAGCACGAAAAACCTCGCCTATTGGCGGCGTTTCAAAAGAGATTTCCGAAAGTCACTTTTCGGGACATCTTTTTTAGGATAGGATAA
- the menD gene encoding 2-succinyl-5-enolpyruvyl-6-hydroxy-3-cyclohexene-1-carboxylic-acid synthase has protein sequence MRTDTGTLNELWTRLIIKELIHHGIRSFCISPGARSTSLTIAADSHPLSETFVHYDERGMAYHALGYAKGSRQPVALIVTSGTAVGNLLPAIMEAHHDHVPLIVLSADRPPELRDCGANQTTDQVKIFSNFVKWQGDLPCPDSKIPQSYVGTTIAQAMSHALSGPQGPVHLNCMFRKPFLDLEDSTPVSLHLSSRSVHSAETTLSMGKTVLDEATLERIADELSEYEKGLIIVSGSTHFEEVEQIYSLSRALQWPIFPDIFSSVRSSGGGYGVIPHYDLLLKAIGAHEDYAPEAILQLGDRFVSSKLIDWIASGKPKIHCHVSPHGERKDPIHSVTHRVSSDLNHFLDNFPPYFSGRSPSKWFETWKELNQLTKKGVKSYFVEHNDFSEPLLFHSLKDNIPSRAALFFSNSMNVRNGDAFFAPAGPVGPIFGNRGLSGIDGNIATVAGVARGTGKPVIAFVGDLAFLHDLNSLAQLKDLPIKLIIINNNGGDIFNFLPIGEEKELFTTPQNHLLKHAALLFDLPYKNPQTADDLAGLLSKPGPLIIEVNTLQGQNLAIHKDLLSNLQEIPSRLTPAASC, from the coding sequence ATGAGAACGGATACAGGAACTCTTAATGAACTCTGGACTCGCCTCATCATCAAAGAGCTCATTCACCATGGGATCCGATCTTTTTGCATCAGCCCTGGTGCCCGATCAACATCCTTAACTATTGCTGCAGATAGCCACCCCCTTTCTGAAACCTTTGTTCACTATGATGAGAGAGGAATGGCTTATCACGCTCTTGGCTATGCCAAAGGGAGCAGACAACCTGTCGCTTTGATTGTAACATCTGGAACGGCTGTTGGAAACCTCCTTCCTGCTATCATGGAGGCCCATCATGACCATGTCCCCCTCATAGTTTTGTCCGCTGATCGTCCTCCAGAACTCCGTGACTGTGGAGCTAACCAAACAACCGACCAGGTGAAAATTTTTTCAAACTTTGTTAAATGGCAAGGAGACCTTCCCTGTCCTGACAGCAAAATCCCTCAAAGTTATGTTGGAACAACGATTGCTCAAGCAATGAGCCACGCTCTAAGTGGCCCCCAGGGACCGGTTCATCTCAACTGTATGTTCCGTAAACCCTTCCTTGACCTTGAAGATTCCACTCCTGTTTCATTGCATCTTTCAAGTCGCTCTGTCCATTCAGCTGAAACAACTCTCTCCATGGGGAAAACAGTGCTTGATGAAGCCACTTTAGAGCGTATTGCCGATGAGCTTTCTGAGTATGAAAAAGGGTTGATTATCGTCAGTGGAAGCACCCATTTTGAAGAGGTAGAACAAATTTATAGTTTGTCACGCGCGTTGCAATGGCCTATTTTTCCTGATATTTTCTCATCTGTTCGCAGCTCCGGAGGTGGATATGGTGTGATCCCTCATTACGATTTGCTCCTAAAAGCCATTGGTGCCCACGAAGATTATGCTCCAGAGGCAATTTTGCAACTTGGGGATCGTTTTGTTTCCAGCAAGTTAATCGATTGGATCGCATCGGGAAAACCAAAAATTCACTGCCACGTCTCTCCCCATGGTGAAAGAAAGGATCCCATCCACTCAGTGACTCACAGAGTCTCTTCAGACCTTAACCACTTTCTCGATAACTTCCCTCCATATTTTTCCGGACGTTCCCCCTCGAAGTGGTTTGAGACATGGAAAGAACTCAATCAACTTACAAAAAAAGGAGTCAAAAGCTATTTCGTCGAACATAATGATTTTTCTGAACCCCTTCTTTTTCACTCTCTCAAAGACAATATTCCCTCAAGAGCAGCTCTCTTCTTTTCTAATAGTATGAACGTCAGAAATGGCGATGCTTTTTTTGCACCAGCAGGACCTGTCGGACCCATTTTTGGAAACCGAGGACTCTCAGGAATCGATGGAAATATTGCCACGGTTGCTGGAGTTGCTCGTGGAACCGGAAAGCCTGTGATTGCGTTTGTGGGAGACCTTGCTTTCCTGCACGACCTTAACTCGCTTGCCCAACTCAAGGATCTCCCAATAAAACTCATTATCATAAATAACAATGGCGGAGATATTTTTAATTTTCTTCCGATTGGGGAAGAAAAGGAGTTGTTTACCACTCCTCAAAATCATCTTTTAAAACATGCCGCTCTACTGTTTGATCTCCCCTATAAAAACCCTCAGACAGCAGATGACCTAGCTGGGCTTTTAAGCAAACCTGGCCCTCTTATTATCGAAGTTAATACGCTTCAGGGGCAAAACCTTGCGATCCACAAGGATCTCCTTTCGAACCTACAGGAAATTCCTTCTCGGTTGACCCCGGCCGCTTCATGTTAA
- a CDS encoding alpha/beta fold hydrolase, giving the protein MLTFLHGFLGVKEDWEGITEHLNAPYRCLILPGHKGRSLNLNDFEDEIGDGVTLVGYSMGGRLAMHYAKKYPYRVNKLILLSANPGEEGEKRLQQDEKWARLLEDEGMDRFVDQWYSQSLFTGLHINRERRRHDPLMLANVLRKFSPARLPNLWPELESFSCPLMFLFGENDIKYRLIGKRLQKQFPVAWIPSSGHAVHLENPKKCAEYIMEAL; this is encoded by the coding sequence ATGTTAACCTTTCTCCATGGTTTCTTAGGAGTAAAGGAGGACTGGGAAGGTATCACTGAGCATCTAAATGCACCCTACCGTTGCCTAATACTACCTGGGCACAAGGGACGTTCCCTGAATCTTAATGATTTTGAAGATGAAATTGGAGATGGTGTCACTCTCGTGGGATATTCGATGGGAGGACGCCTTGCGATGCACTATGCAAAAAAATATCCATATCGAGTGAATAAGCTAATCCTCCTGTCAGCAAATCCTGGAGAAGAAGGAGAAAAGCGCCTTCAACAAGATGAAAAATGGGCTCGACTTTTAGAAGATGAGGGAATGGATCGATTTGTAGATCAATGGTATTCGCAGTCTCTATTTACAGGCCTTCATATTAATCGAGAAAGAAGACGTCATGATCCACTAATGCTTGCGAATGTCCTCCGAAAATTCAGCCCTGCTCGCCTTCCTAATTTATGGCCAGAGCTAGAGAGTTTTTCATGCCCCTTGATGTTTTTATTTGGAGAAAATGATATAAAATATCGCTTAATTGGAAAGAGATTGCAGAAGCAATTTCCCGTGGCGTGGATCCCGAGCAGTGGGCATGCCGTCCATTTAGAAAACCCAAAAAAGTGTGCTGAATACATTATGGAGGCATTATGA
- the menE gene encoding o-succinylbenzoate--CoA ligase has product MNVFECPFSLHARKSPKEWALVSHEKKWSYLDCEIFIEGCASVLKKEGVKPGDPVALIPTKAFPTPLLFFALFRVGAIACPMNTHYPLETLSKQLDELRAPFILYPDQEELPKLKQIKISFSKLAVKGKKGGQSFLNKDALSTHLFTSGTTSKPKIACHSLGNHYYSALGSNAYLPIEKGDLYQLSLPLYHIAGIALLFRTFMAGGGVALSEEVEGITHTSMVPTQLYRLLKKESLPKYRHVLLGGATISPSLYYKALARGLSVHPTYGMTEMSSQIATHFGEGPFSLGHPLPYREMRISNLGEIWVKGKTLFQGYLQEDGSLFLPLNKEGYFATSDLGIYSPISGLQVTGRKDRLFISGGENIQPEEIEKLLNSIDGITHAQVVPTPDEEFGFRPTAYIESEKSIKEEELISYLSSFLPKFKVPVSFLDASGRNRTHKQ; this is encoded by the coding sequence ATGAATGTGTTTGAATGTCCTTTCTCGCTTCATGCCAGAAAATCTCCCAAAGAATGGGCTCTTGTTTCTCATGAGAAAAAATGGAGTTACCTCGACTGCGAAATTTTCATCGAGGGTTGCGCTTCGGTATTGAAGAAAGAGGGAGTTAAGCCTGGAGACCCTGTTGCTTTGATTCCAACTAAAGCTTTCCCAACTCCTCTCCTCTTTTTTGCTCTATTTAGAGTTGGAGCCATTGCATGTCCAATGAATACCCATTACCCTCTAGAAACCCTCTCTAAGCAACTTGATGAGCTTCGTGCCCCCTTTATACTCTATCCCGACCAGGAGGAACTCCCCAAACTCAAACAAATTAAAATCTCCTTTTCTAAGCTAGCAGTGAAAGGGAAAAAAGGAGGACAGTCCTTCCTAAATAAGGACGCTCTCTCAACCCACCTCTTTACTTCTGGAACCACCTCGAAACCCAAAATTGCCTGTCACTCTCTTGGAAACCACTATTATAGTGCCCTCGGATCTAACGCTTATCTTCCGATCGAAAAAGGGGACTTATACCAGCTTTCTCTTCCTCTTTACCATATTGCAGGAATCGCTCTGCTATTTCGAACCTTTATGGCTGGTGGAGGTGTTGCTCTGTCCGAAGAGGTAGAGGGTATCACACACACTTCAATGGTACCAACGCAACTCTACCGCCTGCTCAAAAAAGAGTCCCTACCGAAATACCGCCATGTTCTTCTTGGAGGGGCTACGATTTCCCCCTCGCTTTATTATAAAGCATTAGCTAGAGGACTCTCTGTTCACCCCACTTATGGAATGACAGAAATGAGTTCCCAAATAGCTACCCACTTTGGAGAAGGCCCATTTTCTTTAGGCCACCCCCTTCCCTACCGAGAGATGAGAATATCGAACCTGGGAGAAATTTGGGTAAAAGGAAAAACTCTTTTTCAAGGATATCTTCAAGAAGACGGTTCTCTCTTTCTTCCCTTAAACAAGGAAGGATATTTTGCAACCTCTGACTTGGGTATCTATTCCCCAATCTCAGGACTTCAGGTGACAGGGAGAAAAGATCGCCTCTTTATTAGCGGAGGGGAAAATATCCAACCTGAGGAAATTGAGAAACTTCTTAACAGCATAGACGGAATTACCCATGCACAAGTCGTCCCCACCCCTGACGAAGAGTTTGGATTCCGCCCCACCGCATATATTGAAAGTGAAAAGTCTATAAAAGAGGAAGAGCTTATAAGTTACCTCAGCTCATTCCTTCCAAAATTTAAAGTCCCCGTATCCTTTCTTGATGCCTCTGGTAGGAATCGGACGCATAAGCAATAG
- a CDS encoding acyl-CoA thioesterase — protein sequence MFIYHRTVRVQDTDATGVLYFANQFQIALEAFEEFLLTQGFSFGEMIRKNQFLLPIVHTEGDFFAPLTIGDQVEVHLSFSKIGTTSITHSSELFKQGRSVGTTSIIHVVYCPNKGEAIPVPQELKTLITS from the coding sequence ATGTTTATTTATCATCGTACCGTACGTGTTCAGGATACCGATGCAACTGGGGTTCTCTACTTTGCAAATCAGTTTCAGATAGCGCTTGAAGCGTTTGAAGAATTCCTACTAACCCAAGGGTTTTCATTTGGAGAGATGATTCGTAAAAATCAATTTTTACTTCCAATTGTCCATACTGAAGGGGATTTTTTTGCCCCACTTACTATTGGAGATCAAGTAGAAGTTCATCTCTCTTTTTCAAAGATTGGGACAACTTCTATCACCCATTCGTCAGAATTATTTAAACAAGGCCGCAGCGTGGGAACAACATCAATTATCCACGTTGTCTACTGCCCCAATAAGGGAGAGGCAATCCCAGTCCCGCAAGAATTAAAAACACTAATAACATCATAG
- a CDS encoding isochorismate synthase: protein MRQRLVTSSSEILKSLLNTPFRPEPFTLNGKTIPHMRLEIPFPVNDLFAWLEAQTLYPKVYFETPHDGIVAGVGSAMKISHIHHFNGESAPQFFGGRDFMKRKRKTWKEFPECAYFLPLIQIEKRDTGTYLCINRLAETLNFSIEPEASLLNSLKLGSRFDSPSYSVWEREVSEILKGIRQGDSLKVVLARCTKIETAEKPSAYSILKMLQGKNRFAFQFSKDQTFIGNSPETLYRRMDNRIESAAIAGTRARGKSPEENAKLEDALLNCPKERHELQVVRDTIVSTLSPLCQSLQIDSCKVLQTPNVQHLHHHIEGALKEGFSDESLINALHPTPAVGGFPKEIAFTEIGKREAFDRGWYAAPIGYISPNQSHHLVAIRSALVEEDAIRLFAGTGLVNGSNPSREWDELEHKISQYMGIL, encoded by the coding sequence GTGCGGCAACGACTTGTAACCTCTTCTTCTGAAATCCTTAAATCTTTATTAAACACCCCCTTTCGCCCGGAGCCATTTACTCTGAATGGAAAAACCATCCCTCATATGCGCCTTGAAATCCCCTTTCCGGTCAATGATCTTTTTGCATGGCTTGAAGCGCAAACTCTCTATCCAAAAGTCTATTTTGAAACCCCTCATGATGGGATTGTCGCAGGGGTTGGAAGCGCGATGAAAATCAGTCATATTCACCACTTCAATGGTGAATCTGCGCCTCAATTTTTTGGTGGGAGAGACTTTATGAAACGGAAAAGAAAAACTTGGAAGGAATTTCCAGAGTGTGCTTACTTTCTCCCCTTAATTCAAATAGAAAAACGAGACACGGGAACCTATCTTTGTATCAATCGCCTCGCTGAAACCCTCAATTTTTCTATAGAACCTGAAGCTTCACTGCTTAACTCTCTCAAGCTCGGATCCCGTTTTGACTCCCCTTCCTATTCTGTATGGGAGCGAGAAGTCAGTGAAATTTTAAAGGGAATCCGTCAAGGAGACTCTTTAAAGGTTGTCCTTGCAAGATGTACAAAAATTGAGACTGCAGAAAAACCTTCTGCATACTCGATTTTGAAGATGCTTCAAGGAAAGAATCGTTTTGCCTTCCAATTTTCAAAAGATCAAACGTTTATTGGGAATTCTCCTGAAACCCTCTACCGCAGAATGGATAATCGAATTGAAAGTGCTGCAATTGCAGGAACCCGTGCCCGAGGCAAGAGTCCTGAAGAGAATGCTAAGTTAGAAGATGCTCTATTAAATTGTCCTAAAGAAAGACATGAATTGCAAGTCGTACGAGACACAATTGTTTCGACTCTATCACCTCTTTGTCAATCTTTGCAGATTGATAGCTGCAAAGTATTGCAAACACCTAATGTTCAACACCTCCACCACCACATTGAGGGTGCTTTAAAAGAGGGGTTTTCAGATGAATCACTAATAAACGCATTGCACCCCACTCCAGCGGTCGGTGGATTTCCTAAAGAAATAGCCTTCACAGAAATTGGAAAGAGAGAAGCCTTTGATCGGGGGTGGTATGCCGCTCCCATCGGCTATATCTCACCTAACCAATCGCATCACCTTGTTGCGATTCGCTCAGCACTCGTCGAAGAAGACGCCATCCGCCTTTTTGCTGGAACCGGACTGGTTAATGGATCGAACCCTTCAAGGGAGTGGGATGAACTTGAGCATAAAATATCTCAATATATGGGGATTTTATGA
- the gyrB gene encoding DNA topoisomerase (ATP-hydrolyzing) subunit B, producing the protein MTMTKDKDPRQQDYTASSITVLEGLQAVRERPGMYIGDTATNGLHQLVYEVVDNCIDEAMAGYCSLIQVIVHEDNSVTVEDNGRGIPVGKHEKESKKQGREISAVEVVMTILHAGGKFDKSTYKVSGGLHGVGVSCVNALSKLLQVEIYKDGKLHNIEFSRGKVIQPLKAEGETDKRGTKVHFVPDDKIFSVTEYDHGILLNRLRELAFLNRGIQILFRDERDEALEEMVFKYEGGISSFVKYLNENKTVLFEKPIYITGGKELHDGPIEFEIAMQWNGTYSESIYSYVNNIATKYGGTHVSGFSSALTRSLNTYIKNNSLLKNSKVSVTGEDMREGLTTVLSIKIANPQFEGQTKQKLGNSEVASVVQQFVGEEFTAFLNENPPIARTIVDKAILAAQAREAAKKARELTLRKTALDSGRLPGKLSDCQESDPTKCEIYIVEGDSAGGSAKLGRDRRFQAILPIRGKILNVEKARLQKVLQNTEVGTMVSAFGCGIGKDNFNIEKLRYHRIIVMTDADVDGSHIRTLLLTFFYRHMPALIENNYVYIAQPPLYRVSRKKKGRYIHSEREMDEYLLNLGISDVTFRLASHNECLEHDEVKTLLYGILEVEQLISSIERKGIPFREFLGAQNEEGVLPRFHVIMNDEHTFVYSNNEFSELKKQNEENQRVEHEATLASIPKEEQTDEMKEFTPRLLSFVELYEDGKLKVLREKLSNYSFSLDQYVKAEGKLLDIIEEGGLETPIYTLKELIEFLRKNGRKGIEIQRYKGLGEMNADQLWETTMEPANRTLVQVTMPDAVAADHMFTMLMGDEVAPRRAFIESHALSVKNLDI; encoded by the coding sequence ATGACAATGACAAAAGATAAAGATCCTCGCCAGCAGGACTACACTGCTAGCTCGATCACGGTCCTTGAAGGTCTTCAAGCGGTTAGAGAGCGACCTGGGATGTATATTGGTGATACGGCTACAAATGGTCTGCATCAACTGGTCTACGAGGTGGTGGACAACTGTATTGATGAAGCCATGGCTGGTTATTGCTCTCTTATTCAAGTCATTGTGCATGAGGATAATTCTGTTACTGTCGAGGACAATGGTCGAGGGATTCCTGTTGGGAAACATGAGAAAGAATCAAAGAAACAGGGTAGAGAGATTTCTGCTGTTGAAGTAGTCATGACCATTCTTCACGCAGGGGGTAAATTTGACAAGAGTACCTATAAAGTTTCTGGTGGGTTGCATGGTGTAGGTGTCAGTTGTGTTAATGCTCTATCAAAACTTCTGCAAGTAGAGATTTATAAGGACGGAAAATTACATAATATTGAGTTTTCTCGAGGAAAGGTTATTCAGCCTCTGAAAGCAGAGGGGGAGACTGATAAAAGAGGAACAAAAGTTCACTTTGTCCCCGATGACAAGATTTTTTCTGTGACAGAATATGATCATGGAATTCTTCTCAATCGCCTTCGCGAACTTGCTTTTCTTAATCGTGGTATTCAGATTCTTTTCCGTGATGAAAGAGATGAAGCCCTGGAAGAGATGGTTTTCAAATACGAGGGAGGAATTTCATCGTTTGTGAAATATCTCAATGAGAATAAAACAGTTCTTTTTGAAAAACCGATCTACATCACTGGTGGCAAAGAACTTCACGATGGGCCTATTGAATTTGAAATTGCGATGCAATGGAATGGAACCTATTCTGAGTCTATCTACTCCTATGTGAACAACATTGCGACAAAGTACGGAGGAACGCACGTCTCAGGTTTTTCTTCGGCACTTACCCGCTCCCTTAACACATATATCAAGAACAATAGTCTCCTCAAAAATTCAAAAGTTTCTGTGACTGGGGAAGATATGCGAGAAGGGCTTACAACTGTCCTCTCGATAAAGATTGCAAATCCTCAGTTTGAAGGGCAGACCAAACAAAAGCTTGGAAATAGTGAAGTAGCTTCTGTTGTCCAACAATTTGTTGGAGAAGAGTTTACTGCATTCCTTAATGAGAATCCCCCTATAGCCCGAACGATTGTTGACAAAGCCATTTTAGCTGCACAAGCGCGCGAAGCGGCTAAGAAAGCAAGAGAATTGACGCTTAGAAAAACGGCACTCGATAGCGGTCGTCTGCCTGGTAAGTTGAGCGACTGTCAAGAGAGTGACCCAACTAAATGTGAAATTTATATTGTTGAAGGGGACTCTGCAGGTGGTTCTGCGAAACTGGGACGAGATCGTCGTTTTCAAGCGATTTTGCCGATTCGTGGTAAGATCCTAAACGTTGAAAAAGCGCGGCTTCAAAAGGTTTTGCAAAACACTGAAGTGGGAACGATGGTTTCTGCTTTTGGATGTGGAATCGGAAAGGACAACTTCAACATCGAAAAACTTCGTTACCATCGAATTATTGTGATGACGGATGCCGATGTTGATGGCTCCCATATTAGAACACTTCTACTGACCTTCTTTTACCGTCATATGCCGGCGCTTATTGAAAATAATTACGTATATATTGCACAGCCACCTCTCTATCGAGTCAGCCGAAAGAAAAAGGGTCGATATATCCATTCGGAACGAGAAATGGATGAATATCTCCTTAACCTGGGAATTAGTGACGTTACATTCAGGCTTGCTTCCCATAATGAATGTTTGGAGCACGATGAGGTTAAAACTCTCCTTTATGGAATTCTAGAAGTGGAGCAGCTCATCTCGTCAATCGAACGGAAAGGGATTCCTTTCCGCGAGTTCTTAGGAGCTCAGAACGAAGAAGGGGTGCTTCCTCGTTTTCATGTGATCATGAACGATGAGCATACTTTTGTTTATTCGAACAATGAATTTTCAGAGCTGAAGAAACAGAATGAAGAGAATCAGCGTGTAGAGCATGAAGCGACTCTTGCATCAATTCCCAAGGAGGAGCAAACCGATGAGATGAAGGAATTCACTCCAAGATTGCTCTCTTTTGTTGAGCTTTATGAGGATGGAAAGCTCAAAGTTCTGCGTGAAAAACTTTCTAACTATAGCTTTTCTCTTGATCAGTATGTAAAGGCTGAGGGAAAGCTATTGGATATTATTGAGGAAGGGGGGCTAGAAACCCCAATTTATACCCTGAAAGAACTCATCGAATTCCTCCGCAAAAACGGAAGGAAAGGGATCGAGATTCAACGGTATAAGGGTCTGGGTGAGATGAATGCAGATCAGCTCTGGGAAACGACAATGGAACCCGCTAACCGGACTCTTGTTCAGGTCACGATGCCTGATGCTGTTGCTGCAGACCACATGTTTACGATGCTCATGGGAGATGAAGTCGCACCACGCCGTGCATTTATTGAATCACACGCCCTTTCGGTTAAAAACTTAGATATTTAA
- the menB gene encoding 1,4-dihydroxy-2-naphthoyl-CoA synthase — protein sequence MNTAAETRKNWQVAEEYTDILFHKMGGIAKITINRPWIHNAFRPLTVQEMGNALENARNDQEIGVIILTGAGEKAFCSGGDQSIRGEAGYNDGEGVHRLNVLDFQRQIRTCPKPVVAMVAGYAIGGGHVLHVVCDLTVAADNAIFGQTGPKVGSFDGGLGASYLARIVGQKKAREIWYLCKQYNAEEALEMGLVNTVVPLEDLEKKTIEWCEKMLEHSPLALRCLKSGLNADCDGEIGLQELAGNATLLYYMSEEAQEGHTAFLEKRKPDFSKFPKRP from the coding sequence ATGAACACTGCTGCTGAAACACGAAAAAACTGGCAAGTTGCTGAAGAATATACCGACATTTTATTTCACAAAATGGGGGGGATCGCAAAAATTACGATCAATCGCCCTTGGATTCACAACGCATTTCGCCCACTAACCGTTCAAGAAATGGGCAATGCTTTAGAAAATGCTCGGAATGACCAGGAAATTGGTGTGATTATTTTGACAGGCGCAGGAGAAAAGGCATTCTGTTCAGGTGGGGATCAATCGATACGAGGAGAAGCAGGATACAACGATGGAGAAGGAGTTCACCGTTTGAATGTTCTCGATTTTCAAAGACAAATCCGCACATGTCCAAAACCAGTTGTAGCCATGGTTGCAGGCTATGCTATTGGAGGAGGTCATGTCCTTCATGTAGTGTGCGATCTTACGGTTGCAGCAGACAATGCAATTTTTGGTCAGACAGGCCCAAAGGTAGGGTCATTTGACGGGGGGCTCGGGGCAAGTTACTTAGCTCGGATCGTTGGGCAGAAGAAGGCACGGGAAATTTGGTATCTCTGCAAGCAATATAATGCCGAAGAAGCCTTGGAAATGGGACTCGTAAACACTGTTGTCCCTCTAGAAGATCTCGAGAAAAAAACGATTGAATGGTGCGAAAAAATGCTCGAGCACTCTCCCTTAGCGCTGCGTTGTTTAAAGTCTGGACTAAACGCCGATTGTGATGGAGAAATAGGACTACAGGAACTCGCTGGAAATGCAACGCTCCTCTACTACATGTCTGAAGAGGCTCAAGAAGGACACACCGCCTTCTTAGAAAAGAGAAAGCCAGACTTTTCAAAATTCCCTAAGCGCCCATGA
- a CDS encoding tetratricopeptide repeat protein: MAKTEHIKETSSFELPLQEKENLGAPIEDLKNKDYSALTTALFQKGEFRLLHGDKGGLAYFDMAAKLDPSNSELFLKQGLSLFEFGSHDGNEEGLTLASKRFKRATTLNPTCFEAWHLWGNTLFFLGNRKKEPSYFANALKKYEKAISLSDGQPSDVLADLFWDFGDIWGKLAHKSQKRSPTFTTRSKLTKEQRLTKKTFLLNSGLALEMSPCLWGQKQMTIVSM, translated from the coding sequence ATGGCAAAGACCGAGCATATTAAAGAAACCTCTAGCTTTGAGCTTCCGCTCCAAGAAAAAGAAAACCTTGGAGCCCCTATCGAAGATCTCAAAAATAAGGATTATTCTGCGCTCACGACAGCTCTATTTCAAAAGGGAGAATTTCGCCTCCTTCATGGAGATAAAGGAGGCCTTGCCTACTTTGATATGGCTGCAAAGCTAGACCCCTCGAATAGTGAACTATTTTTAAAACAGGGACTATCTCTTTTTGAGTTTGGAAGTCATGACGGAAACGAAGAGGGTCTCACTCTTGCCAGCAAACGCTTTAAAAGAGCAACAACCCTTAATCCTACTTGTTTTGAAGCCTGGCATTTATGGGGAAATACTCTCTTTTTTCTTGGGAACCGCAAAAAAGAACCCAGCTATTTTGCGAATGCTCTGAAGAAATATGAGAAAGCGATTTCTCTCTCTGATGGACAGCCATCCGATGTTCTCGCTGATCTTTTTTGGGATTTTGGGGATATTTGGGGAAAGCTCGCACACAAAAGTCAGAAGAGATCACCGACCTTCACTACGCGATCAAAGCTTACGAAAGAGCAACGACTTACCAAGAAGACCTTCCTTCTGAATTCTGGATTAGCTTTGGAAATGTCACCATGCTTATGGGGACAAAAACAAATGACTATCGTTTCTATGTGA
- the ubiE gene encoding bifunctional demethylmenaquinone methyltransferase/2-methoxy-6-polyprenyl-1,4-benzoquinol methylase UbiE, whose amino-acid sequence MNQVAEESREEVWKMFDQISPKYDLVNHLLSFGIDKYWRRQLIHHLPKGDDVRLLDLATGTGDQLITIVKKAKQVNSALGLDMSLEMIRRGQRKIIDKPYAHQITLMEGDATAINLLDETVECVTMSFGIRNVTDVDKCLEECFRVLTPCGRVMILEFSLPRNRVIRGLHLFYLRHVLPNFAGWISRNRKAYRYLNNTVESFPYGEAFCDKIKKAGFYRVKAYPLTFGIATLYVGEKLPCGNDL is encoded by the coding sequence GTGAATCAAGTAGCTGAAGAATCTAGAGAAGAAGTTTGGAAGATGTTCGATCAAATCTCACCGAAATATGATTTGGTTAATCATCTACTTTCGTTTGGAATCGATAAGTATTGGCGTCGACAGTTAATCCACCACTTACCTAAAGGAGATGATGTCCGCCTTCTTGATTTAGCAACGGGTACAGGCGATCAGCTGATCACTATTGTTAAAAAGGCTAAGCAGGTTAACTCTGCACTAGGGCTTGACATGTCTTTAGAGATGATTCGAAGAGGGCAGCGAAAGATTATTGACAAACCCTATGCACATCAGATCACCTTGATGGAAGGGGACGCCACAGCAATCAACCTATTAGATGAGACGGTTGAGTGTGTCACAATGTCATTCGGCATTCGTAACGTCACAGATGTCGATAAATGCTTAGAGGAATGTTTCCGCGTCCTAACCCCTTGTGGCCGCGTGATGATCTTGGAGTTTTCACTCCCTAGGAATCGAGTTATTCGAGGACTTCATCTCTTTTATTTGCGTCATGTACTCCCTAACTTTGCTGGATGGATTTCCAGAAACCGCAAAGCCTACCGCTACCTGAACAATACCGTTGAATCCTTTCCTTACGGAGAAGCTTTTTGTGACAAAATCAAAAAGGCAGGATTCTATCGTGTTAAAGCCTATCCCTTAACTTTTGGAATTGCAACCCTATACGTTGGAGAAAAACTTCCGTGCGGCAACGACTTGTAA